Genomic window (Paenibacillus sp. 37):
TGGTCTTGCATATCGCCGCATCCCGGCATCAAATCAAGATACAGCGTCTATGTACAACAGAACGGACACGCCATTCTGTCAGTGACTCTATCAATCATGCTCTCGCATTCTATGACATGCCATTTCACACGCAAAACAGCCAAAATCACAATGCTCCTCATATACTAAACACGTCAAATCACAAAAAGTTGCATATTTACGAAAATTAAAGCAAATTTCCGCTATAACGCGCTTAACAATAAAGGTCCATAGTATCTATCACCACAAAATCCGGTCCGCTAAGCGCCATTTTTGGTAAATTTAAAGAACTTTTTCACCCCTGCATCGTCACAGGTTCAGCATACACGTCTCATCACACAAATGTTAGCGGCAAAAAGAGGAATGTTTTCCATCAAGCCTGACTACAATAATAGTAAAAGACAATTCGAAGCTTCATAGAGGAGGATATATATGGATCGCACGCGTACACTCACAGCCATGGACGAAGTTCATATGGCGGCCAAGCTGGCCGATCTCAAGGAAGAACACTATCGCAATACCCTTGCACTCAGTACCATCATTGAACTGCTTATTGATAAAGGCATCCTGACCCGCGAGGAAGTTGAGCGCAAAGCCGCCGAACTGGACAGCTTTATGGCTCACCCACCCTATCCCATGGCGTAGGACGGTCGTAATACGTATCACAGAGTTTGAACTCATGATCCCGGTAAAAACATCCACGGCTCTCCATCGCGTCGCGCACCGACATTTTCGCCAAGTCCATCATATTATGATCTCGGCTAAGATGTGCCAGATACGTGCGCTTGATGCGTCCGTTCATCAGTTCACTAAGCGCTGCTCCTGCTGCTTCGTTCGACAAATGCCCAATATCGCTCAAAATCCGGCGCTTGGTGTTCCACGGATAACGCCCCATACGCAGCAATTCGACATCATGATTCGCTTCCAGCACCAGTACGTCAGAATCAGAGATGGCATCGCGAACCTTGTCGCTCATGTACCCAAGATCTGTTGCAACAGACAGCTTCTCACTGCCGTCATCGAACGTATAACCGACTGGCTCAGCTGCATCATGCGAGATGCCGAAGGATTCCACGCGCAGTGACCCAAAATCATGCTTTTCACCCGTCTCAAATACCCTCCGGTTTTCCTCTGGAATCGCCCCAACCGACTTCTCCAGTGCCGCCCACGTATTCAGATTCGCGTAGATTGGTAAATTATATTTCCGAGACATCGCGCCTAGTCCTTTAATGTGATCGGAATGTTCATGTGTAACCAGAATCCCGTCCAGTTCTGCCCCAGAAATCTCCCTTTCCTGAAACAGTGCATCCAATCGCTTCGCACTAAGACCCGCATCAATCATGAGAGAGGTACCCCCATGCTGTATGACTGTGGCATTACCTGTCGAACCGCTGGATAACACGGTAAAATATATCCCCATAACGCATTACTCCCCTGGTTTGTCTGTCTTGGGACTGAATACATCCCCACTGATGCCCTGCACGTACAACACTTCGCCACTTTCCAGCACGAACCGCCATGCCGGCATCGCTACCTGTATATCTGAATTGAACAACTGGCCGTAATAGCCCAGCTGAATATCTTTGACAATTGCATCATTTGGCAAAAAGTTCTCGATCAG
Coding sequences:
- a CDS encoding MBL fold metallo-hydrolase, coding for MGIYFTVLSSGSTGNATVIQHGGTSLMIDAGLSAKRLDALFQEREISGAELDGILVTHEHSDHIKGLGAMSRKYNLPIYANLNTWAALEKSVGAIPEENRRVFETGEKHDFGSLRVESFGISHDAAEPVGYTFDDGSEKLSVATDLGYMSDKVRDAISDSDVLVLEANHDVELLRMGRYPWNTKRRILSDIGHLSNEAAGAALSELMNGRIKRTYLAHLSRDHNMMDLAKMSVRDAMESRGCFYRDHEFKLCDTYYDRPTPWDRVGEP